A stretch of Methanococcus voltae PS DNA encodes these proteins:
- a CDS encoding alanine/glycine:cation symporter family protein: MLDVFMSFMGELNGIVWGPYMLALLVGTGVILTILLKGYQFKELPYAFKLMFKKSDKKVQGDISPFQALTTALSATIGTGNIVGVATAFTFGGPGAIFWMWIAALFGMATKYAEAVLAVKYRVVDDAGEMAGGPMYYIEKGAGIKWLAVLFAFFGAFAAFGIGNVAQVNSIVDVLSPLLSPAITTALSPVLSSIIPVDLIGRLGIGVLIAILVAAVTMGGIKSIGRVTSYIVPFMAVFYFIAGVAVLLLNLQYIIPAISYILSDAFTGAAVAGGAIGTVMRYGVARGVFSNEAGLGSAPIAAAAAKTDHPGRQGLISMTGTFIDTIIICSITGLALTIATLKSGLLTSGLEGAQLTIAAFNSLLPNSGWIITMALPFFAYTTILGWTYYGEKCLEYLACSSKIANFYRIIFVLVVIWGSTADLTLVWDIADTLNGAMAIPNLIGILLLLKVVVSETKDFQKIKKAEATAESTQK; this comes from the coding sequence ATGTTAGACGTTTTTATGTCCTTTATGGGCGAATTGAATGGAATTGTATGGGGGCCGTATATGCTTGCTTTATTGGTAGGTACTGGTGTAATTCTTACAATTCTTTTAAAAGGTTATCAATTTAAGGAATTACCTTACGCTTTTAAATTAATGTTTAAAAAATCCGATAAAAAAGTACAAGGAGATATTTCTCCATTCCAAGCTTTAACTACCGCTTTATCTGCTACAATTGGTACAGGTAACATTGTAGGGGTTGCTACTGCATTTACATTCGGAGGTCCTGGTGCCATATTTTGGATGTGGATTGCTGCATTATTTGGTATGGCTACAAAATACGCTGAAGCAGTTTTAGCTGTTAAATATAGGGTTGTGGACGATGCTGGAGAAATGGCAGGAGGTCCAATGTACTATATTGAAAAGGGTGCAGGAATCAAATGGTTAGCTGTTTTATTTGCTTTCTTCGGAGCTTTTGCAGCATTCGGTATTGGTAACGTAGCACAGGTTAACTCAATAGTTGATGTATTGTCACCATTATTATCACCTGCAATAACTACGGCTTTATCACCTGTATTATCATCAATCATACCTGTAGACCTTATAGGTAGATTAGGAATTGGGGTATTAATTGCAATTTTGGTTGCAGCTGTGACCATGGGTGGTATTAAGTCTATTGGTAGAGTAACATCATATATTGTTCCATTTATGGCAGTATTCTACTTTATAGCAGGTGTAGCTGTTTTATTATTGAATTTACAATACATAATTCCTGCAATATCTTACATACTCAGTGACGCATTCACAGGAGCCGCAGTTGCAGGAGGTGCAATTGGTACGGTTATGAGATACGGGGTTGCAAGAGGTGTATTTTCAAACGAAGCAGGTTTGGGTAGTGCTCCGATTGCTGCAGCAGCTGCTAAAACTGACCACCCTGGAAGACAGGGTTTAATTTCAATGACTGGTACATTTATTGATACAATAATTATATGTTCAATAACTGGTTTAGCATTAACAATAGCTACATTAAAATCTGGTCTTTTAACAAGCGGTTTAGAAGGCGCACAGCTTACAATTGCTGCATTCAACTCTTTACTTCCAAACAGTGGATGGATTATAACAATGGCATTGCCATTCTTCGCATACACAACAATATTAGGTTGGACATACTACGGTGAAAAATGTTTGGAATATTTAGCATGTAGTTCAAAAATAGCAAATTTCTACAGAATAATTTTCGTTTTAGTAGTTATTTGGGGTTCAACAGCTGATTTAACACTTGTATGGGATATCGCAGATACTTTAAACGGAGCAATGGCTATTCCTAACTTAATTGGTATATTATTACTCTTGAAAGTTGTAGTATCTGAAACAAAAGACTTCCAAAAGATTAAAAAAGCAGAAGCAACAGCTGAATCAACTCAAAAATAA
- a CDS encoding TIGR01212 family radical SAM protein (This family includes YhcC from E. coli K-12, an uncharacterized radical SAM protein.), whose amino-acid sequence MRKIGFPISQYGVYVKSKIPFRTFKIPVDAGFSCPNKDGTLDDKGCIYCPKMGRPISVEYCNRKYSLKEQIEFQLNEHGRKGINKFYVYFYPATNTYDEPENLKELWDFALSYENVIGLSIGTRPDCLEPEKLDILETYVKQGYDIWIDLGVQTLHDKTLTLLNRKHDAIDTLNAIKNCKERGIKVCGHIILGLPGETRKEMLQTAELLSLIKIDALKIYPLVVIYNTKLEEMYWNAEYKSLDKIQYISLVTDFLEHISPQILIQRVSKDKVPKEIKISPEWDLGRLKILNEISNNLKTRKTVQGSKFNI is encoded by the coding sequence ATGCGAAAAATAGGTTTTCCCATTTCTCAATACGGGGTTTATGTAAAGTCTAAAATTCCCTTTAGAACTTTTAAAATACCTGTAGATGCAGGGTTTTCATGCCCTAATAAAGACGGCACTTTAGATGATAAAGGCTGTATTTATTGTCCGAAAATGGGTAGGCCAATCTCCGTAGAATATTGTAATCGTAAATACAGCTTAAAAGAGCAAATAGAATTCCAATTAAACGAACACGGTAGAAAAGGCATAAATAAATTTTACGTTTACTTTTATCCTGCTACTAATACCTACGATGAGCCAGAAAACCTAAAAGAACTATGGGATTTTGCATTATCTTATGAAAATGTAATAGGTTTATCAATTGGGACAAGACCAGATTGTTTGGAGCCCGAAAAGCTAGATATCTTAGAAACCTATGTAAAACAGGGTTACGATATTTGGATTGATTTAGGGGTTCAAACATTACATGACAAAACATTAACTCTACTTAATAGAAAACACGACGCAATTGACACGTTAAACGCAATTAAAAACTGTAAGGAACGAGGTATAAAAGTTTGTGGTCATATTATCTTGGGATTACCTGGAGAAACAAGGAAAGAAATGCTACAAACTGCAGAGCTGCTGTCCTTAATAAAAATAGATGCTTTGAAAATTTATCCGCTCGTAGTTATCTACAATACAAAACTTGAGGAGATGTATTGGAATGCAGAATATAAGTCACTCGATAAAATACAATACATAAGCTTAGTGACGGATTTTTTAGAGCATATATCCCCTCAAATATTAATTCAAAGAGTTTCAAAGGATAAAGTTCCAAAAGAGATAAAAATATCACCAGAATGGGATTTAGGACGTTTAAAAATTTTAAACGAAATATCGAACAATTTAAAAACTAGAAAAACAGTCCAAGGTTCAAAATTTAATATCTAG
- the porA gene encoding pyruvate synthase subunit PorA, giving the protein MQNVKVITGTSAAAEAAKLADVDVIAAYPITPQTTSVEKLAEFVANGELNAEYIKVESEHSAISACVGASATGARTFTATSSQGLALMHEILFAAAGMRMPIVMMNANRALSAPINIWNDQQDSISQRDTGWIQLYAENNQETLDLIIQAFKIAENENVLLPVMVNLDGFILTHTVEPVEIPEKEKVLNFVGQYEPKHAYLRPEKPMTQGALGDPEWYMETRYDVQKAQDVALNVIKDIHDKFAEKFGRAYGNGLIESYNIENAETVLITMGSLCGTIKDVIDELKAEGKEYGLLKIISYRPLPTEEIKEALKGAKNVAILDKDISLGLDKGALFTDIAPFLKDKKTVNYIVGLGGRDIRKANIKEIIEHTENEAKDTETKWIGLKE; this is encoded by the coding sequence ATGCAAAATGTTAAAGTTATAACCGGCACCTCAGCAGCTGCGGAAGCTGCTAAATTGGCAGACGTTGATGTTATAGCCGCTTATCCTATCACCCCTCAAACAACATCTGTTGAAAAGCTAGCGGAATTCGTAGCTAACGGGGAATTAAATGCGGAATACATTAAAGTAGAAAGTGAGCACTCAGCAATAAGTGCATGTGTCGGTGCAAGTGCAACCGGTGCAAGAACATTCACTGCGACATCATCACAAGGTTTGGCGTTAATGCACGAAATATTATTCGCTGCAGCAGGTATGAGAATGCCTATCGTAATGATGAACGCAAACAGGGCTTTATCAGCGCCTATTAATATTTGGAACGACCAACAAGACAGTATTTCACAAAGAGATACTGGATGGATTCAATTGTACGCTGAAAACAACCAAGAAACCTTAGATTTAATTATCCAGGCATTTAAAATCGCAGAAAATGAAAACGTTTTGTTACCTGTAATGGTAAACTTAGACGGTTTTATTTTAACACACACCGTGGAACCTGTCGAAATACCTGAAAAAGAAAAAGTTTTGAACTTTGTTGGTCAATATGAACCTAAACACGCATACTTAAGACCTGAAAAACCAATGACTCAAGGTGCATTAGGTGACCCTGAGTGGTATATGGAAACAAGATATGATGTTCAAAAAGCTCAAGACGTTGCTTTAAATGTTATTAAAGACATTCATGATAAATTCGCTGAAAAATTCGGTAGAGCTTACGGAAACGGATTAATAGAATCTTACAACATTGAAAATGCAGAAACAGTTTTAATAACAATGGGTTCATTGTGTGGAACTATTAAAGATGTAATCGATGAATTAAAAGCAGAAGGTAAAGAATACGGTTTATTAAAAATCATCAGTTACAGACCTTTACCAACTGAAGAAATAAAAGAAGCTTTAAAAGGTGCTAAAAACGTAGCAATCTTGGATAAAGATATAAGCTTAGGTTTAGACAAAGGTGCTTTGTTTACCGATATTGCTCCCTTCTTAAAGGACAAAAAAACCGTTAATTACATCGTAGGACTCGGTGGAAGAGATATAAGAAAAGCAAATATCAAAGAAATCATAGAACATACTGAAAATGAAGCAAAAGACACTGAAACAAAATGGATTGGCTTAAAAGAATAA
- a CDS encoding DUF357 domain-containing protein, which yields MEIKINPEYENQKQDVISYAKIENYYDRTEEAISIIKKGMPSEKSLLYDVALDFMTMIECYFSDAKAFIQKGDYINAFASLNYAYGWIDAGARLGIFNVGDDDVRFTLAK from the coding sequence TTGGAAATAAAAATCAACCCCGAATATGAAAATCAAAAGCAAGATGTAATATCCTATGCAAAAATAGAAAACTATTATGATAGAACAGAGGAAGCCATATCTATCATAAAAAAAGGAATGCCGTCTGAAAAAAGCTTACTTTACGATGTAGCCCTAGATTTCATGACTATGATAGAGTGTTACTTCTCAGATGCAAAGGCATTTATACAAAAAGGAGACTATATAAACGCATTTGCTTCGTTAAATTATGCTTATGGTTGGATAGATGCAGGTGCTAGACTTGGCATTTTCAATGTAGGCGACGACGATGTGAGATTTACATTAGCAAAATAG
- a CDS encoding helix-turn-helix domain-containing protein: MKAYERLLLSLGSEKFTDEFRKILLELNISLKEFSDHSQIPYSTLYKVMNNKDFRVSTLQKIVKVIKEFEKDDELDDKIAIIAARSSLNKLTQKTIEFNGKTYAIKEYPSNTLEECLISAVSAERDGVKAIVCAPIVSACVEKLVRIPVAVVITESSDYLKAVKIAASKI, translated from the coding sequence ATGAAAGCGTATGAAAGGCTTTTATTAAGCTTAGGTTCTGAAAAGTTTACCGACGAGTTCAGAAAAATACTATTAGAATTAAATATTTCATTGAAGGAATTTTCAGACCATTCTCAAATACCTTATAGTACATTGTACAAAGTTATGAATAATAAAGATTTTAGAGTATCTACACTTCAAAAAATCGTGAAAGTAATTAAGGAATTTGAAAAAGATGATGAGTTAGATGATAAAATAGCAATTATTGCTGCAAGGTCTTCACTTAATAAACTTACTCAAAAAACCATTGAATTTAATGGTAAAACATACGCCATTAAGGAATATCCATCAAATACGCTTGAAGAGTGCCTTATATCGGCAGTTAGTGCGGAACGCGACGGAGTAAAAGCTATTGTATGCGCCCCTATAGTTAGTGCATGCGTTGAGAAACTTGTTAGAATACCTGTGGCTGTTGTCATTACCGAATCTTCAGACTATCTAAAAGCAGTTAAAATCGCTGCATCAAAAATATAA
- a CDS encoding pyruvate ferredoxin oxidoreductase subunit gamma encodes MIEVRFHGRGGQGAVTAAQILAKASFYDGKFCQAFPFFGVERRGAPVMAFTRINDEKIRLRTQIYAPNFVIVQDPTLLDTTDVTSGLQKGGLILINTLKDIHLEGYDVKTIDATGIALDVLGVPIVNTTMVGAFAGLTNQVSLESLKKAIKDTFPGKLGEKNAATAEKAYNSVQNL; translated from the coding sequence ATGATTGAAGTTAGGTTTCACGGAAGAGGTGGACAAGGTGCAGTGACTGCTGCTCAAATTCTTGCCAAAGCTTCATTTTACGACGGTAAATTCTGTCAAGCATTCCCATTTTTCGGAGTAGAAAGAAGGGGCGCTCCCGTTATGGCATTCACAAGGATAAATGATGAAAAAATAAGATTAAGAACCCAAATTTATGCGCCAAACTTTGTAATTGTTCAAGACCCTACACTATTGGATACAACAGACGTTACAAGCGGTTTGCAAAAAGGCGGATTAATTTTAATAAACACATTAAAAGACATCCATTTGGAAGGATACGACGTTAAAACAATCGACGCAACAGGAATTGCACTAGACGTTTTAGGAGTACCAATTGTTAACACCACAATGGTAGGAGCATTCGCAGGTTTAACAAATCAAGTTAGTCTTGAATCATTGAAAAAAGCTATTAAAGATACATTCCCTGGTAAATTAGGCGAAAAGAACGCAGCAACTGCTGAAAAGGCATACAACAGTGTTCAAAATTTATAA
- the gatA gene encoding Asp-tRNA(Asn)/Glu-tRNA(Gln) amidotransferase subunit GatA encodes MIIDRAQKYLEKIEKSDLNAFIEVNPERVLNEAQELEKNEALKNKPLYGKIIGVKSNINVEGYTISCASKTLSNYVGTYDATVVKKLRSQGALIIGMTNMDEFASGSSGETSYYGATKNPAALDRIPGGSSSGSASAVAGDLCDMTLGSDTGGSIRNPASHCGVVGFKPSYGVVSRQGLCDLSMSLDQIGPLAKNAEDALLLTNAIKGKDISETTSLATPKFNKNTEAVKNYKVGVVKEFMDVTDDKIRSNIEKGIQALEDIGCEIVELNYNYTDIALPTYYLINYVEFFSATRKYDGRRYGYQIEEACGEEVLRRILIGKTISEQEFSGKYYKKALQARRTMKAEMIKLFDKVDIIAGPTVPKLPHKLGEEISPMDMYAYDVLTVPTNLCGICAGVVRCGDINGIPVGLQLQGAPLGDEKVLNTMIEFENRF; translated from the coding sequence ATGATTATAGATAGAGCTCAAAAATACTTGGAAAAAATAGAAAAATCTGACTTAAACGCTTTCATTGAAGTAAATCCTGAAAGAGTTTTAAATGAAGCTCAAGAATTGGAAAAAAATGAAGCTTTAAAAAACAAACCATTATATGGTAAAATAATAGGTGTTAAGTCAAACATCAATGTCGAGGGGTATACAATCTCTTGCGCATCTAAAACATTAAGTAACTACGTTGGAACTTATGATGCAACAGTTGTAAAAAAATTAAGGTCACAAGGTGCTTTAATTATTGGTATGACAAACATGGACGAGTTTGCAAGTGGTAGTAGTGGTGAAACATCTTACTACGGGGCAACAAAAAACCCTGCAGCTTTAGATAGGATACCTGGCGGTTCAAGTAGTGGTAGCGCTTCAGCAGTAGCTGGAGATTTGTGTGACATGACTTTAGGTAGTGATACAGGCGGTAGTATTAGGAACCCTGCAAGTCATTGTGGCGTAGTTGGTTTTAAACCATCTTACGGCGTTGTAAGTAGGCAAGGTTTATGCGATTTATCAATGAGTCTCGACCAAATCGGACCTTTAGCTAAAAACGCAGAAGATGCTTTATTATTAACAAATGCAATCAAAGGAAAAGATATTTCAGAAACTACTTCATTGGCTACACCTAAATTTAATAAAAACACTGAAGCAGTTAAAAACTACAAAGTAGGAGTAGTTAAAGAGTTTATGGACGTCACCGATGATAAAATTAGAAGCAACATTGAAAAAGGTATTCAAGCTTTAGAAGATATCGGTTGTGAAATCGTAGAATTAAACTACAATTACACTGACATAGCATTACCTACTTACTATTTGATAAACTATGTTGAATTCTTTTCAGCTACAAGGAAATATGATGGTAGAAGGTACGGATACCAAATAGAAGAAGCTTGTGGCGAAGAAGTACTTAGAAGAATTTTAATCGGTAAAACAATCAGTGAACAGGAATTCAGTGGAAAATACTATAAAAAAGCACTTCAGGCAAGAAGAACAATGAAAGCAGAAATGATAAAATTGTTTGACAAAGTAGACATTATTGCAGGTCCAACAGTTCCTAAATTACCTCACAAGTTAGGGGAAGAAATTTCGCCAATGGATATGTATGCTTACGATGTTCTAACAGTTCCTACGAACTTATGTGGTATTTGCGCAGGTGTTGTAAGATGTGGAGATATTAACGGCATACCTGTTGGTTTACAATTGCAAGGGGCTCCTTTAGGCGATGAAAAAGTATTAAACACAATGATTGAATTTGAAAATAGATTCTAA
- the pheS gene encoding phenylalanine--tRNA ligase subunit alpha, with translation MIIDVELHNDEKRILQIFQKFGKNTLDFEEISQEIEKEKIMRAGLWLTGHKLAEVLEESKKLIKLSKEGIEANEKQLPERRLSKYILNNKLESIAIKDLSKVETLEKGEINPLLGNLKKKNLVAIDKGNIVFKNLDYEDEEEILISKIGKLEDGIDISELIKEDKKTVDSLKKRGLIEVKEIKNRELKLTPEGIEYIKNPIEIKEEITQLTKEDILSGKWKECDIRAYDATIPTEKVYPAKPHPMAKIIDDVKDILVSIGFKEVKTSAVQTELWNFDSLFEPQDHPARDMQDTFFLKYPNAGLVDEELLQKLKLIHEQGIVGDEQISKGWGYVFSEEVSKKVVLRTHTTVSSIKYLASLSEEEKEKAQKVFCIDRVFRNEAIDYKHLPEFYQCEGIVMDDNVNFDNLVGLLSEFLNKLGFEKVRIRPAYFPFTEPSLEAEVYVEGKGWMELLGAGIFRPEVLEPFGIKKPVLAWGIGLSRLIMMILELKDIRELHKNDLDWIRNSRVKTVK, from the coding sequence ATGATTATTGATGTAGAACTTCACAATGACGAAAAAAGAATATTACAAATATTTCAAAAATTTGGAAAAAATACACTTGACTTTGAAGAAATTTCACAAGAAATTGAGAAAGAAAAAATTATGAGGGCAGGTTTATGGCTTACAGGTCACAAACTTGCTGAAGTACTCGAAGAAAGTAAAAAACTTATAAAACTTAGCAAAGAAGGTATTGAAGCTAACGAAAAGCAATTACCTGAAAGAAGACTTTCAAAATATATATTAAATAATAAACTTGAAAGTATTGCTATAAAAGACCTTTCAAAAGTTGAAACTCTTGAAAAAGGAGAAATAAACCCGTTATTAGGTAATTTAAAGAAAAAAAACCTTGTAGCAATTGATAAAGGTAATATTGTTTTCAAAAATTTAGATTATGAAGATGAAGAGGAAATTTTAATTTCAAAAATTGGAAAATTAGAAGATGGAATCGACATATCTGAATTAATCAAGGAAGACAAAAAAACAGTTGATTCTTTGAAAAAAAGAGGATTAATTGAAGTAAAAGAGATTAAAAATAGGGAATTAAAATTAACTCCTGAAGGCATTGAATACATCAAGAATCCTATTGAAATTAAAGAAGAAATCACACAATTGACTAAAGAAGATATCTTAAGTGGAAAATGGAAAGAATGTGATATAAGAGCTTACGATGCTACCATACCTACTGAAAAGGTTTACCCTGCCAAACCTCATCCGATGGCTAAAATCATTGACGATGTTAAGGATATTCTCGTATCAATTGGGTTCAAAGAAGTTAAAACATCCGCTGTACAAACTGAACTTTGGAATTTTGACTCTTTATTTGAACCACAGGACCACCCTGCAAGAGATATGCAAGATACGTTCTTTTTAAAGTATCCAAATGCTGGACTTGTAGATGAAGAATTACTTCAAAAACTTAAATTAATACACGAACAAGGTATTGTTGGAGATGAACAAATCTCTAAAGGCTGGGGATATGTATTTAGTGAAGAAGTATCTAAAAAAGTAGTATTGAGGACACATACTACCGTTTCTTCGATTAAATATTTAGCATCGTTGAGTGAAGAAGAAAAAGAAAAAGCTCAAAAAGTATTTTGTATAGATAGAGTATTTAGAAATGAAGCAATCGATTATAAACACTTACCAGAATTTTATCAATGTGAAGGCATTGTAATGGATGACAATGTGAATTTCGATAACTTAGTTGGATTATTATCCGAATTCTTAAACAAATTAGGATTTGAAAAAGTAAGAATAAGACCTGCTTACTTCCCATTTACAGAACCTTCGCTTGAAGCAGAAGTTTATGTTGAAGGTAAAGGTTGGATGGAATTACTCGGTGCAGGTATATTCAGACCAGAAGTTTTAGAGCCTTTTGGAATCAAAAAACCGGTTTTAGCATGGGGAATTGGTTTAAGTAGACTTATAATGATGATATTAGAATTAAAAGATATCAGAGAACTTCATAAAAATGATTTAGATTGGATAAGGAATAGCAGAGTTAAAACAGTTAAGTAA
- the ftsZ gene encoding cell division protein FtsZ, which translates to MRLVKDALSKNNEELYQAQMAKDDFGNAKIIVVGCGGAGNNTISRLTEIGIEGAETIALNTDKQHLEHIKADKTILIGSTLTRGLGAGGYPEIGRKSAELAKNVLEDVLKNADLVFVSAGMGGGTGTGSAPIVAEVAKESGAVVIGVVTYPFKIERARLKKADEGLKRLTECCDTVIVIDNNRLVDFVPNLPMNEAFRVADEIIAQSVKGITETISTKSMINIDYADVKAVMTNGGVAMIGVGEVDNDSKGDRVEKVVKDALQCPLLDIDYKGATGAIIHVTGGPDLTLGEANRIGEGITSSMDAEANVIWGARLDSTMDGAIRVMAIITGVKSPNILGGGKAPQRILPKKQQQSKSSLGIDYIV; encoded by the coding sequence ATGAGACTTGTTAAAGATGCACTTTCTAAAAATAATGAAGAGTTATACCAAGCTCAAATGGCTAAAGATGATTTTGGAAACGCTAAAATTATCGTAGTAGGATGTGGTGGTGCAGGTAACAACACAATTTCAAGACTTACGGAGATAGGGATTGAAGGTGCTGAAACTATTGCATTAAATACAGATAAACAGCATTTAGAACATATTAAAGCAGATAAAACCATATTAATTGGTTCTACATTAACTAGAGGTTTAGGTGCTGGAGGATACCCAGAAATTGGTAGGAAATCCGCAGAATTAGCTAAAAACGTTCTCGAAGATGTTTTGAAAAATGCAGACTTAGTATTTGTCTCCGCAGGTATGGGTGGCGGTACAGGTACTGGTTCAGCTCCAATCGTCGCAGAAGTAGCAAAAGAAAGCGGTGCTGTTGTAATCGGTGTTGTTACATACCCATTCAAAATTGAAAGAGCCAGACTTAAAAAGGCAGATGAAGGTCTTAAAAGATTAACTGAATGTTGTGACACCGTTATTGTAATTGATAACAATAGATTAGTCGATTTTGTTCCTAACTTGCCTATGAACGAAGCTTTCAGAGTAGCAGACGAAATCATTGCTCAATCAGTTAAAGGTATTACAGAAACCATATCAACCAAGAGTATGATAAATATCGATTATGCGGACGTAAAAGCTGTTATGACTAACGGTGGTGTTGCCATGATTGGTGTGGGTGAGGTAGACAACGATTCCAAAGGCGATAGGGTAGAGAAAGTAGTTAAAGATGCTTTACAATGTCCTTTATTGGATATTGACTACAAAGGAGCTACAGGTGCTATTATACATGTTACTGGAGGTCCTGATTTAACATTGGGCGAAGCTAATAGGATTGGTGAAGGCATAACAAGCAGTATGGATGCAGAAGCTAACGTCATATGGGGTGCAAGGTTAGATAGCACAATGGACGGAGCAATTAGGGTAATGGCAATTATTACAGGTGTTAAATCACCAAACATATTGGGCGGTGGAAAAGCACCTCAAAGAATATTACCTAAAAAACAGCAACAATCTAAAAGTTCACTAGGAATTGACTACATTGTTTAA
- a CDS encoding DUF555 domain-containing protein has translation MTNYHVKLQAAYVAKNVEDAEDAIGIAISQIGKALNKGKLDYVDIELGLTLCPECSEPVDCVLVVARTAIVGIILSMRVFNAESPEHALRIAKASIGKALKDIPLEEIDVVEF, from the coding sequence ATGACAAATTATCACGTAAAATTACAAGCAGCGTATGTTGCAAAGAATGTAGAAGATGCAGAAGATGCAATAGGTATTGCAATTTCCCAAATAGGTAAAGCTTTGAACAAGGGAAAATTAGACTACGTAGACATCGAGTTAGGTTTAACCTTATGTCCTGAATGTAGCGAACCAGTTGATTGCGTGTTAGTGGTTGCGAGAACTGCAATTGTAGGTATCATCCTATCAATGAGAGTATTTAACGCAGAAAGTCCGGAACATGCCCTTAGAATTGCAAAAGCTTCAATAGGAAAAGCTTTAAAAGATATACCTCTCGAAGAAATCGACGTTGTAGAATTCTAA
- the porD gene encoding pyruvate synthase subunit PorD: MVNKGTIIYEPGNSINNKTGSWRVFKPILDNDKCIKCENCYIFCPEGCIQPDENGDFKIDYDYCKGCLICEEECPVKAITGIREEK, from the coding sequence ATGGTTAATAAAGGTACTATTATTTATGAACCTGGAAACTCAATTAACAACAAAACCGGTAGTTGGAGAGTCTTTAAACCAATTTTAGACAATGATAAATGTATAAAATGTGAAAATTGTTACATTTTCTGTCCTGAGGGATGTATTCAACCAGATGAAAACGGAGATTTCAAGATTGATTACGATTACTGTAAAGGTTGCTTAATTTGTGAAGAAGAATGTCCTGTAAAGGCAATAACTGGAATAAGAGAAGAAAAATAA
- a CDS encoding DUF3236 domain-containing protein, whose amino-acid sequence MEKINKIVKNSYVQSLENCRNGDRIEEIEAIQNLIKNSKKIVVATSNGKKFKVVKNIILKVLDTHTNHNTISNCKNNQNNIIIEMLDICTNSADLTRMPALTKGMIAVDTTNADLIIARGRLGVAGSGSLLLIMDGKGRILTGAMSPSSIIHNKSIEHKIEFELLKALEKIGIMVEL is encoded by the coding sequence GTGGAAAAAATTAACAAGATAGTTAAGAATTCTTATGTTCAATCATTGGAAAATTGCAGAAATGGAGACCGAATTGAAGAAATTGAGGCAATTCAAAATCTCATCAAAAATTCTAAAAAAATTGTAGTTGCAACTTCCAATGGAAAGAAATTTAAAGTAGTAAAAAATATTATTTTGAAAGTTTTAGATACTCATACTAATCATAATACAATTAGCAATTGTAAAAATAATCAAAATAATATTATCATTGAAATGTTAGATATTTGTACAAATTCGGCAGATTTAACAAGAATGCCTGCATTAACTAAAGGAATGATTGCAGTTGACACAACAAATGCAGATTTAATCATAGCTCGTGGTAGATTGGGCGTTGCAGGCTCTGGCTCATTACTATTGATAATGGACGGCAAAGGGCGAATTTTAACCGGTGCAATGTCTCCTTCTTCAATAATCCATAATAAAAGCATAGAACACAAAATAGAGTTCGAACTTTTAAAAGCACTTGAAAAAATAGGGATAATGGTGGAACTATGA